From Roseburia hominis, the proteins below share one genomic window:
- a CDS encoding cation diffusion facilitator family transporter — protein MWGSRMTKKVYVDPDNNFQRVADRVSIVSITGNLILSVFKLISGIVAHSNAMISDAIHSASDVFSTVVVIIGIRLASKEADKEHPYGHERMECVAAIILAMILFMTGLGIGMEALKNILSGNYGDLQIPGILALVAAIVSIVSKEAMFWYTKVNAARIDSSALLADAWHHRSDAFSSVGALIGIAGARLGFPVMDSIASLVIFVFIIKAAYDIFKDAVNKLVDHSCDEETERQIYERVMRNEAVMGIDSLHTRIFGNKIYIDIEIAVNGSYTLEKSHKIAEEVHEDIEKNFQKVKHIMVHVNSAQTDE, from the coding sequence ATGTGGGGAAGTCGAATGACGAAAAAAGTATATGTTGATCCGGACAATAATTTCCAGAGAGTCGCAGACAGAGTGTCAATCGTGAGCATTACAGGCAATTTGATATTGTCTGTGTTTAAGCTTATATCGGGCATTGTGGCTCATTCCAATGCGATGATTAGTGATGCTATTCATTCTGCATCGGACGTGTTTAGTACAGTAGTGGTAATTATCGGGATCAGACTTGCTTCAAAGGAAGCAGATAAGGAACATCCTTATGGGCATGAGCGTATGGAATGTGTGGCGGCCATTATACTAGCAATGATTCTGTTTATGACAGGACTTGGCATTGGGATGGAAGCATTGAAAAATATTCTGTCCGGCAATTATGGCGATTTGCAGATACCGGGGATTTTAGCGCTGGTTGCAGCAATCGTTTCCATTGTAAGCAAAGAGGCTATGTTTTGGTATACAAAAGTCAATGCAGCAAGAATTGACTCCAGTGCACTGCTGGCAGATGCATGGCACCACCGTTCAGATGCGTTTTCCTCTGTAGGGGCTTTGATAGGAATTGCGGGAGCAAGGCTTGGCTTTCCAGTTATGGATTCCATTGCAAGTTTAGTGATTTTTGTATTTATCATTAAAGCTGCATATGACATTTTTAAGGATGCTGTCAATAAATTGGTGGATCATTCCTGTGACGAGGAAACAGAAAGGCAAATTTATGAACGCGTTATGAGAAACGAAGCAGTTATGGGGATAGATTCGCTTCATACGCGTATTTTTGGAAACAAAATATATATAGATATAGAAATTGCAGTGAATGGTTCTTATACTCTGGAGAAATCTCATAAAATTGCGGAAGAAGTCCATGAGGATATTGAAAAGAATTTTCAAAAGGTAAAACATATCATGGTGCATGTAAATTCAGCCCAAACGGACGAGTGA